From one Dysidea avara chromosome 9, odDysAvar1.4, whole genome shotgun sequence genomic stretch:
- the LOC136266225 gene encoding E3 ubiquitin-protein ligase PPP1R11-like: MACSTMNSESVSLTDTQQTSNEQTLLVTLHKPKTDKVVHWDEEVVDNEHMGKKASKCCCIYHKPQNFGDSSSSSDDSDNTDSDKCGCHEHRVARKRFKKKPHDNNK; encoded by the exons ATGGCTTGTTCAACGATGAACTCAGAGTCTGTGTCGCTCACGGACACTCAACAAACTAGCAATGAGCAG ACATTGTTAGTAACACTACACAAACCGAAGACAGATAAGGTGGTACATTGGGATGAAGAAGTGGTGGACAATGAACATATGGGGAAGAAGGCGTCTAAAT GTTGTTGTATTTATCATAAACCACAAAACTTTGGAGATTCATCATCTTCAAGTGATGATAGTGACAACACAGATAGCGACAAATGTGGTTGTCATGAACACCGAGTGGCAAGGAAGAGGTTTAAGAAGAAACCACATGACAATAACAAATGA
- the LOC136266223 gene encoding uncharacterized protein, translating to MSGSNSPAQLEAASQRRSGSARKISHPLSEQEVKDLKIVFDVFDVDSNGYIDRNELKRAMRCLGFKVSSRTIESMMKAVDLDGSGNIDFDEFQQVIINKQGHSRDLHAEMSTGFRMMDKDGDGYISLKDLKAICMEVSEKFSDADLQGMMEEADRDGDGLVSLEEFIQVMLKTNLFA from the exons ATGAGTGGTAGCAACTCGCCGGCACAACTCGAGGCGGCCTCACAGCGTAGAAGTGGTAGCGCTCGCAAGATAAGTCACCCATTATCTGAACAAGAAGTTAAAGACCTGAAGATCGTATTTGACGTGTTCGATGTTGACAGTAATGGATACATTGACCGTAACGAACTGAAGAGAGCGATGCGCTGTTTGGGGTTTAAAGTGTCTTCAAGGACTATTGAA TCAATGATGAAAGCTGTTGATCTTGATGGATCAGGGAACATTGACTTTGATGAGTTTCAACAAGTGATCATCAACAAACAAGGTCACAGCCGAGACCTTCATGCTGAGATGTCCACAGGGTTCCGTATGATGGACAAAGATGGTGATGGATATATTTCACTCAAG GACCTGAAGGCCATATGTATGGAAGTGTCTGAGAAATTTAGTGATGCTGATCTTCAAGGAATGATGGAGGAGGCAGATCGTGATGGTGATGGATT